The genome window CTGTCCGGATTGCTTCCAGAGAAGTCACCGGCGAGGTCAATAACAAATTCCTTGTAGTTATCGCCGTCAATGTCCATGAGAACGCACCAGTGGCGGGAAATGTACCCCCCGCTCGGACCATGCTGGGGATCCCCATTCAAGCGCACTCGGAAGCCGTAGAAGTCATCGGTGTAGGTGGCGTCACCTGGTGTGCCGCCATCGTAGTAGGCAAGAAGAACGCTGGGCTGTGTCCCTGGGCCCAGTCCGGTAGCCCCTGAAGCAATGTCAATCTGATCCGGCGACACTGCTGTCCCACCATTGCTGGGGTCAGCCGAACTCTCATGGTCATAGACTGGATTTCCGTTGTAGAGATAGGGTTGCCAGGTAAAATTTGTCCAGGGCGTAGGCAGGTCTGTCAGCCCGGCCTGGACGCTGCCCTTTGGCAGCGCCACCAAGACTGCGGATAGGATCAAGACCAGGATCACGGGAAGGAACCATAGTTGTCTGACCCGGGTTCTCATGCGTTGCCTCCTCTTGTTATCTAATGGTTTCGTTGAAGTGACACAGATTTCAATTGATCCCTATAGCAAAAGGTCAATAGGCTGAGGCGGTAGTATATCAGGAGAAGCCCAAAGTGTCAATAGTGCCGCCACTCGCCTCGGAAATTAGCCGTTATGGCCTTGTCAAATAATGGATATAATATCGCACGCCTTATGTGATAGAGCATAAAACACATACTCTATATAGGGAGAACCTGATCACCGTTTTGTGGTCTGTCCTGAGATCGTTTATCACCGCCTTCGTGTCATTCTCACCAAAATACCGATTCACCCTCACCCTAGCCCTCTCCCGTCAAGGGAGAGGGAAAAGTCTCCCTCCCCTGGCGGGAGGGAGTTAGAGGGAGGGGGATTACAGTGGCTGTCGGGTCCCTGACCCGACGCGGGGTGTACAGTGTGAGTGCAGGTCAGGTCGAGGACCTGACACTCACCAAATACCGCATGGCTGAGTGAGTGCAGCCTTTTTCTGTGATTGCGGTCCTTCCGGGGAAGGAGAAGCAATCTCGCGAGGTGATACCCCACCGCCCATCCCATTCCGGCGGAAGCCGGAATGGGATGGGCGGTGGGCGGGTGGGGTTTGATAAGGCGAGCGTGGGGGGCGGGCAGGTTGGGGAACCTGCCCTACGGTGGCTCGCGATGACGCAGGCAAATCCGGCACTCAGGAAAACCAGCCTTCGTTAACGATCTCTGGATTCCGGCTTCCGCCGGAATCACCCGTGCTGGCTCACACCAGCACCACCAAAGAATGAAAATGATGAGGCAGGCTGCCGTCACAGGGTTCCTGGATTCCCGCTTCCGCGGGAATGAGAGTCTGGAGGGTAGCCCCTGCTACCGGTATTTTCGAGGTAATGGGATGGGCGGGTGGGGTTTGCTAAGGCGAGCGTGGGGGGCGGGCAGGTTGGGGAACCTGCCCTACGGTGGCTCGAGATGACATATTGGGTTGCTCAAGGCTCTCGCCTACATAATTTTGACTACCACGGAGGCTTTGCTCCACAGCTTCTCGAGCTGGTAGTATTCCCTCTCGAATTGGGAGAAGATGTGGACAATAATGTCACCCAGGTCCAGCAGAACCCATCCTGAATTAGCATTCCCCTCGCGGTGATACAGGGAGACGGCCTCTTCCGCCAGCACCTTGGCCACAGCCTCACCAATAGCCTCGATCTGTCGTTCACTTTCGCCGCTACAAATGACAAAATAGTCTGCAAAAGAGCAGACCTTTCTCGTGTCCAGCAAAACTACATCGGAGGCCTGCTTGTCCGCAGCCGCCTCTGCGATGCGTTTGGCCAAGTCCAGCACCTCTAAAGGCACTTTGCTATTCCCGCCTCATCTCCTCGATCTCTTTTTCCACCTCCCTCAGCTCTGCCTCCAGCTCCTTTTTGTATTCTTCCAGCAGGCGGAGGTAATCCTCTTTTCGAGGGAAGGGACGGCGGCCGAAGTAGAACATGAAAGGAGGAAGGCCGAAGCCAAAGCCGCCAAAAACCCTCGCCGTCGAGACCACATCCTGCCGCCTTTTCACATGACCCGTTTCAGCCGCGGGTTAGGGGTGATCCCCGGGATTCTACCCCGCTTGGCCACCGGCCTGCCTTCTACCTGGTGCAGGTCGGCGGTGAAATCAATGGGCCTTGCGCCACTAATATAGCTTCCCACCCCAAAGGTGTCAACTGGGGCACGGTTTTCGACGAAATACCTTATGCGCTCGGGGTCGAAGCCGCCGCTGACAACGATCTTGACATCTCTGAAGCCCGCCAGGTCAAGCCTGGCCCTGGTCTCTTTCACCAGGTCGGCGGTGACCCGACCCCGCTCAGTTGGGGTATCCAGCCTCACACCCTGGAGGCGACCCTGCATCGCCTGAGCCACAATGATGCTCTCCTCAGGTTCATCTCTGAAGGTATCCACCAGGGCGATACGGGGCACCTCTGGGGGCATGTGCCTGTCAAAGGCCAGGGTGGCGGTAACAGTATCGCCCATGACGATGATCAGGGCGTGGGGGATGGTGCCGGTGGGGGGGACGCCGGCGAGCTTGGCCCCGGCAACGCTGGAGCAACCGACACAGCCGCCGACGACAGCGGCATAGTCCAGAATACCGGCTACCGTGGGGTGCAGATGACGGACGCCGAAGCTGATGATAGGGATTCCCTGAGCTGCTTCCACGCATTCCCGCGCTGCTGTGGCCCAGCCGCTACCGTGGGAGAGCATACCCAGGTAAGCAGTCTCGTAAGCTCCGTAGCTCTGGTAGGGGGCGGTAATGCGGAGCACGACCTCCTTCCTTTCGAAGGAGTCGCCTTCAGAAAGGGACCAGACCTCCCGGTTACCCGGCGGCAAGACCTCCTCCAGCAAGGCATGGACTTCGTGCATGCCGCAGAGGATTCCCGCCCGGCTGGGGAAGACCTCCATGGTGGCCACCGGATTGATTCCTTCGCGTTTCAAGATTTCCACCGTGCGGAGGAAGTAGATATCGGCGGTGTCGCCAGACAAGACGGCCGGGGCAGCTTCAAACCGAGGGTCAGTTACCCTGGGGGCGGAGATTCTGGTTAGCTTGGCTCCCAGCACCTTCTCCATGTGCTGTAGGGCGAGCCTGTGAGCGGCCAGATCAAAGGAAGCAACGCAATCGACAGGGACTTCCACTTCGTAGTCGCGGTTGCGGGCGTCAGACGTGGTGTGCAACACACAGATATCGGTGCATACCCCACAGATAACCAGCTTTTGGGGGCGGAGGGACTTCAGCTTCTCCTCTAAAGAGGTATTGAAGAAGGCGCTGTAGTGGGTCTTAAAGACAATCTCGCCGGGATACTGGCTAACCTCAGGGATAAGCTCTGTTTCTCGGGTACCAGCTACGCAGTGGGGTGGAAACAGCTTGAACTCCTGGTCGTTCGGGGCGTGATGGTCACAGATATAGAAGACCTTCGAGCCGCGGGCTATTTCCTGTTCCAGCAAACGCTGGATGTTGGGAATAATGCGGCGGGCGGCTTCACCGCAGTAGAGGGGATAGCCCTCCTCGAGAAAACCTCTGACCACATCGGCTACTATAACGGCGTTGGGCATTTCAGTCACCCCCTCATAGCTACTTCAGGCGTAGTGTGCCTGAGAGGCAAAGTCCTCCAGGAGGGAAGCCGCTTTGCGGTTGTCCCCCGCCTCTAAAGCCTGCAAGGCGGCTTCAAGAAGCTGGACTTCGGCGAAGAGGCGGGACGGCAGACGGGGGCCAGCGCAGCACGTTCCGGCATCGGCCCGCCACAGCAGTGCCTGCTGGATTTCCAGCACTTTTTGAAGCTCCTGGCGGCATTGGCCAGCCTCAGCCGGGTCAAGCAGCCTTTGTTTGAGCGACTCGATCTTCTTTCTGGTAATGATGAACATCTGTTGTTGCGCTAGACCCTCCAGGAGTGGCAGGCGTGCTCTTGCAAGCCGCCTACGTGGGACTCAGTCCTACCGCGATTGAATCCTATCCTAGCGCCACGCTTGTGAGAAGTCAAGGGAGCTGCAAGGGCGTACCAGCTTACTAGCTGAAGTTGCGGGAAATGAAGCGAAAAATGCTAGAAGGGCCAGCAGGATCACCCTATGAAGCTTAGGGCGGGCATCTGGCGCAGATGGATCGGAACAACGTGGTGCTCAGGTAGCGGTCTCCACGATCGGGTAATATGACCACAACCGTGCCATGGTTCATGTCCTTCGCGACACGCAAGGCTGCGGCTACGGCCGCCCCGCTGGACATCCCCACAAAGAGGCCTTCTCGCACGGCCAGCAGCCTGGTGGTTTCAAAGGCCTCATCATCCTCAACGATGATTTTCTCATCTAATACTGCGGGATAGTATATCCCAGGGACTATGGCTTCGTTCATGTTTTTCAATCCCTGGATGGTGTGCCCTTCTGTGGGTTCGGCCCCAACGATCTTCACCCCCGGTTTCTTCTCTTTCAAGTATCTGCCGACCCCCATCAATGTCCCTGTAGTCCCCATGCCAGCCACGAAGACATCGATTTCTCCTGCGGCCTGAGAAAGGATCTCAGGCCCGGTAGTCTCGTAATGTGCCAGAACATTGCTCCAGTTATCGAACTGGTTGGGCATGTAGTACCTTTCTGGCTCTTGATTCACCAGTTCATGGGCTCGCGTAATAGCACCGTCGGTGCCTTCCTTTGCGGGAGTGAGCACTACCTCAGCACCCAGGGCCGCCAGGACACGCTGTCTCTCTACGCTAACGCACTCTGGCATGAAGAGCTTAACCCGATAACCTTTGGCCGCCCCTATCATAGCCAGGGCAATCCCCATATTTCCCGACGTCGGCTCAACCACTATTTTCTCTCTGGTAAGCTCCCCGGACTCTTCTGCTTTGTTTAGCATGTAGCAGGCTGGGCGGTCTTTGACGGAACCGCCGGGGTTGCTCCCTTCGAGCTTTGCCAGGATACTTACCCTCGGGTTCCCGTTTAGATTCCTCAACTCCACCAGCGGGGTATTGCCAATGGCAGACAGCAAGCTAAACTTCTTCTTTTGCCTAATCATCCGAAACTCCCCTGAAGGATACGATACTTCTATCCGCTTTGTGCGTTTGCGCCGCTCCTTTCCGCTTCCACTGTCAACCTTTCGATCACTGGAATTACAAGCGATATAGCCAACAATAGGCCCAAGAAGCAGTTTACGACACTCAGCTTTGCAGATCAAGTTCGGAAGATGGAGATTGTCTATCAACACCTTCGTGTCATTCTGAGGAGTCCTTCCCAGAAGGACTCCTCAGAATGACATCACTAGACAACCTCGAGGATGGAGCGTTCATAGACATGGACATGTGACTGTTTCTTCGTCATCCTTCTGCGAAGCCGAGGCTGTCCGAAAGCCGGGGTAGTTGGGAGCATCCGTTCCAGGCGAGGTTAGAGCGGATGCTCCAGGCTGTCATAAGCTTGCGGTCTGCCACCGTCTAGATTCCTGCTTTTGCAGGAATGGCAGGGATGGCTTTAGTGTTAAGTGTTCTCAGAGGCACCACACCGGTTCGGCGTAGCAAAGGAGATTCTTCTCCGCCTGCGGCGGATCAGAATGACATTTATGGACGCTGGGTCTCACGTTACGTGGTACTAGTATCTTCGACCCCCTCCCCCTCTGCCACCACGCGAACCGCCATAACCCCCTCCCCCTCTGCCACCGCCGTAGCCCCCTCTGCCACCGCCAGGACCGCCTCTCTGCTGGGTGCGAGGGGGGCGGGCTTCGGACACCTTCAGGGCACGCCCTTGAAACTCGGACCCGTCCAGCGCCACCTTTGCTTTCTCAGCTTGTGCTGAGTCGGACATCTCAACGAAGCCGAAGTCTCTGCCTGGAATCACCCTGACTTCCTTGACTTCCCCATAACTGGAAAACAATTCTCGAAGCTGCCCCTCGGTTGCGGAATAAGAAAGATTTCCAACATACAATTTGCTACCTTGCATTCTAACCCCCTTCCTTTCCTTAATTTCCCTCCGCCCCATAATGTGTTGGAGGTAGAACCAAGATAGCGATTCTAGCCTCTTCGGTGACAACATTATTAGACGCAGGAGAATCCTGATCGAAGCCTTGCTTTAGAGTATCTGGTTGACTATTTCCATCCACCTCCTTGGCGATGCGCTGAGAAAACCCACTGTGGGAGTGTAATGTAACTATACCACATTTCTCGTTTCATTTGGGCCACCCATCAACCCTGTCGTGGCAGAAGTTCGCGCCCAGCAGGTTGTGACTACCTAGGAAAGCAAGTAGCCCCCGTCCACCAGGATCACGCTGCCGGTCATGTAGTCCGCAGACGCACTGGCCAGAAAGAGCACCACCTTGGCAATGTCGTCTGGCGTCCCTGAACGGCCCAGGGGCAAGCGGCCGGCCATTTGAGCGGTGAGTTCCTCAGGGTCTTTCCCCCTGGCTGCGTAGGCCGCTCCGACAGCAATGGTTCCGGGCGTGACGATGCTGCCCGGCGCTACAGAATTGACCAGAATCTGATGCGGCGCGAGCTCCAGGGCCAGGGCCTTGGTCAACATGATCACGCCACCCTTGGAAGCATTGTAGTGGGCTACCTCCCCATGGGGGTGAAAAGCATCTATGGAGGATATAATGATGATCTTTCCCCCGTGACCAGCCTTGATCATCTGCTGAGCAGCCGCCTGCGAGTAGAAGAAAACTCCTTTGAGGTTGGTATCCAGTGTCCTGTCCCAGGTTTCTTGAGTAATCTCCAGAATGGGTACTAAGGGATAGACCCCGGCATTGTTGACCAGGATGTCAAGGCTGCCGTAAGCCTTTACGGTGGCCTGGAATACCTTCCTGGCGTCGGCAGCACTGCGGGCATCAGCACGGATGGCCTGCGCTTTGCCGCCACTGGCCTTGATCTGCTCTGCGGTCTCATTGGCAGCATCCAGGTCGATGTCGGTGACCATTACCCCCGCCCCCGCCTCCGCCAGCCGGAAGGCAATGGCTTGCCCGATGCCCATGGCGCCACCGGTTACCACCGCGCCTTTCCCGGTGAGATCGAAAAGCCGTGCGATCGTCTGCGTTGTCATGTTTTCCCCCCTTTTTCGTTGCGTTGTATAGAGCGAACAGTCGCTTTCCTATCGAAATCGGAGAAGCTGAGGCTCTTTGACCATTTTGATTGGCACGATCTTAACACCAAGCGCGCGTGCGTTGCAAATTCGTGTGGCAACAGGAGGCATCACAGCACCATGAACAAGCTAGTGCTTAGTTGCGCCAATTATCGTTACGTTGGCCGCGCACGAGAGCCAACACACGAATAGGCAATTTGTAACGCTGATTTCTGCAATTAGGCACTAGGTCTGAGTTCAAGACGCAGATGGTGTGCTATAATGTCACCAGGGATTCATAGGACTATGCTGGGCGGGGTGTGGATGAACTTCGTGTTACCTCAGATTCTAATTTGCTTACCTGCTTTTGTTGGTCAGCACGCAACGGAGAATCCGCAGGTGTTGAGTAGCTCAGGTGTACCACGAATATGGAAATAAAACTCAACTTGGGTTGTGGGTCTGCCTATAAGCCGGGTTACATTAACATCGACCGGTATGATAGCAGTGTAGCGGACAGCCTTTGCGATCTCGGTCACTTGCCTGCTAAGCCAAACAGTGTCGAGTTGATAGAAGCTTCTCAAGTAATAGAGCATTTTGATTACGTTCATTCTAAGTATCTTCTCAGCGAGTGGTTTATTGTTCTGAGGCCTAAAGGAACCCTGACATTGGAGACGCCTGATCTGGAGAAGACTTCCAAGAAGCTCATCTTCAGTGACCTCAAGACTCAACAAACGACGTTGCAATGGGTCTATGGAATAGATAGCCCAGGAATGCGACATAAAACAGGATTTACGTTTGACTTGTTAAAGGGCCTATTGGGGGAAATCGGTTTTGAAAAGGTCCGGAGGGAAAAGCCGAGGACACATGGATATGAGCATGGAATAAGGACAATATGCAGAAAACCCGAAAACTATGGAGAGAAACAACTTTTTGCCTGCTTCAGAAAAAGGCTAACAAGCAGACTCAAAGTCGATGATTCTTATGTATTGATTCCCCTGGAAGGCTGGCTGAGCAAAATATTCGCCACTTATGCAGAGTCGAAGGGAAACAAGGAGAGATGCATAAATCAAATAATCTCCAAGACAGCTATGTGTCATCCATATGTTCCCTTGGCCTTTCTGGAAGAGTGCATGGCCTTCGGCGTGGCGCAAGAGCCAGAAGCGAGAGCCAAAATCGATCTCCTGAATTGGCTGGCCGAAATCCAATTCCACAAGAAGATCTTCTCTCTATGGATAAAGAGCAAGAAGAACATCAAACGATTAGCGAAGGAACCCACGGACTTCGTCGCCCGGCTCGAGTCTCTGGTGTTAGATGTTTTGAATAGCCGCACCGAATACAAGGAAAGGTTGGAATACATAACCGGCCTGGAACCGACTGATATCCCGGTTTTTGACTTTCATCTGGTTTCGCTGGAGGCTAGAAGATCTTTCAATCAAGGTGTAAGATACTTTTATAACGATCAGTTCTCAGAGGCGTTGAATTGTTTCGTGGAATCTTCCAGGATGAACTCTGGCTATTGCCTTTGTTACTGGAATATGGCGAGGATGGGCTGCATTCTGGGAAAGGAAGACTACGAAATAGCAGAGAACTACGAAAAAGCGCTAAGACTGGCGAGAAGCGGGGAAGGCAAAAGAAGTCTGAGGATGGAGCTAGAACATGTGCAGGAAGGCAGAAGGGATTCGGTGCCGAGGGAGCCTGTGCCGGAAGACTGGCAGGTGGTGTGAGACCCTGGCAAAGACGCAGACCTCATATGGAGAAAAGACATATCTCGATTCTCGGGAAAGCATCGTGATTTGGGAGGAGGTGTGAAGATGGTCAATAAGAAGCTTCAACAAGCGGGAAATGAATTGGGTGTTTCAGAAAAAGATTTAGCTAAATTACGAAGACAGAGAATCAAGAGGAAGTTGTTGTATCCTGCCATCGGAGCAATCTTCATCGGGTGTTCGGCTCTAATAGGTTTTTTCGCTGGTAGGGCCAATCTTTTTCACGGCGGTGGTTATCCTTATGCTGCTATGGGTCTTGCTCTTACCCCAGGGCCAAAAAGAAAAAAGGAGATGTTTGTCCTGGTCACAGTCCTGTTGACAGTAGGTGGTGCCATAGCGGCGGCTATGGCAGCGTACAAAGCTGGGCAGCACTCTGTGCACCATGTGGCCATGTTGTATAGTGCTTTCTCCAGGCAGAGATAGTGCCGGCACGCCCGGCTTTTGGGCAAGCATCCCGGTTGGGAAGAGGTACGAAAATGGCCAATAAGAAGCTGGAAGACGCAGGAGAGGAGCTGGGTATTTCAAAGAAGGATAGGGCCCGCATACGAAGACAAAGACTGAAGGCAAGACTGTTTTATCCTGTCCTTGGTGCCATAATCGTTGCCTGTTTCACAGGGCTGGGCTACGCGGCTGGGGGAAGTGGCGGTGGGGGTTACCCCTATGCTGGACCAGGTTTAGCCCTGGTTACAGGGCCAGAAGAGAGGAAGGGGGGATTCAAGTCGTTTATATTCATCGTGTCGACAACTATACTGTCGGCTATCGGGTTTGCGGCAGCATACAAGGCTGGGGGCCACCATGGCGGCTCGGCCCTGTACAATGTCTTCTCCAGGCGGAGATATAGCCTGATGGCGGGGTATCAAGTTCAGTGCGCAGTATGGGAATTCACCTTAAGGTGTAACTTGAGGTGCTCTCACTGTGGTTCGTCGGCGGGGATTCCGAGACCTGACGAACTCACCACAAAAGAGTGCTTCAAGCTCTGTGAAGAGCTGGCTGAGCTGGGTTGTGAAGACGTTTGTTTAATGGGCGGGGAGCCGTTCTTGAGGGAAGATTGGCTTTCCGTAGCTCAGTGCATCAAAGCTTTAGGGATGAACCTTAATTTTGTGTCTAATGGCACAGTCATGGACCAATACATAAACAAGATCGCTTGGCTCAGGCCAAAGGTTATCGGGATCAGCCTGGATGGGGTGGAAGAAAGCCACGAAGTGATAAGAGGAAAGGGAAATTTCAAGAAAGCCGTTGCGGCCATCGAATCACTCAGAGGAAGGGGTATACAAACAACTGCAATTACAACTGTGAGCAAGATTAACTTCAAGGATTTGCCGGAGATGAAGGGGTTGCTTTTGAAGAAGGGGGTGAACTGGCAGATGCAGGTGGCCATGCCCTTTGGCAACTTCAGCAAAGAGCAGATGTTATCAAAAGAGGAATTCTACGCCACGGCGCTATTCATAGCCAAGGAAAGAACGAGCCACCGTTTTGAAGACCTGCCGCTTGTTGGCGC of Chloroflexota bacterium contains these proteins:
- the rsfS gene encoding ribosome silencing factor — protein: MPLEVLDLAKRIAEAAADKQASDVVLLDTRKVCSFADYFVICSGESERQIEAIGEAVAKVLAEEAVSLYHREGNANSGWVLLDLGDIIVHIFSQFEREYYQLEKLWSKASVVVKIM
- a CDS encoding nicotinate phosphoribosyltransferase, translated to MEKVLGAKLTRISAPRVTDPRFEAAPAVLSGDTADIYFLRTVEILKREGINPVATMEVFPSRAGILCGMHEVHALLEEVLPPGNREVWSLSEGDSFERKEVVLRITAPYQSYGAYETAYLGMLSHGSGWATAARECVEAAQGIPIISFGVRHLHPTVAGILDYAAVVGGCVGCSSVAGAKLAGVPPTGTIPHALIIVMGDTVTATLAFDRHMPPEVPRIALVDTFRDEPEESIIVAQAMQGRLQGVRLDTPTERGRVTADLVKETRARLDLAGFRDVKIVVSGGFDPERIRYFVENRAPVDTFGVGSYISGARPIDFTADLHQVEGRPVAKRGRIPGITPNPRLKRVM
- a CDS encoding cysteine synthase family protein; this translates as MIRQKKKFSLLSAIGNTPLVELRNLNGNPRVSILAKLEGSNPGGSVKDRPACYMLNKAEESGELTREKIVVEPTSGNMGIALAMIGAAKGYRVKLFMPECVSVERQRVLAALGAEVVLTPAKEGTDGAITRAHELVNQEPERYYMPNQFDNWSNVLAHYETTGPEILSQAAGEIDVFVAGMGTTGTLMGVGRYLKEKKPGVKIVGAEPTEGHTIQGLKNMNEAIVPGIYYPAVLDEKIIVEDDEAFETTRLLAVREGLFVGMSSGAAVAAALRVAKDMNHGTVVVILPDRGDRYLSTTLFRSICARCPP
- a CDS encoding RNA-binding protein, with the translated sequence MQGSKLYVGNLSYSATEGQLRELFSSYGEVKEVRVIPGRDFGFVEMSDSAQAEKAKVALDGSEFQGRALKVSEARPPRTQQRGGPGGGRGGYGGGRGGGGYGGSRGGRGGGGRRY
- a CDS encoding glucose 1-dehydrogenase, which encodes MTTQTIARLFDLTGKGAVVTGGAMGIGQAIAFRLAEAGAGVMVTDIDLDAANETAEQIKASGGKAQAIRADARSAADARKVFQATVKAYGSLDILVNNAGVYPLVPILEITQETWDRTLDTNLKGVFFYSQAAAQQMIKAGHGGKIIIISSIDAFHPHGEVAHYNASKGGVIMLTKALALELAPHQILVNSVAPGSIVTPGTIAVGAAYAARGKDPEELTAQMAGRLPLGRSGTPDDIAKVVLFLASASADYMTGSVILVDGGYLLS
- a CDS encoding radical SAM protein, with amino-acid sequence MANKKLEDAGEELGISKKDRARIRRQRLKARLFYPVLGAIIVACFTGLGYAAGGSGGGGYPYAGPGLALVTGPEERKGGFKSFIFIVSTTILSAIGFAAAYKAGGHHGGSALYNVFSRRRYSLMAGYQVQCAVWEFTLRCNLRCSHCGSSAGIPRPDELTTKECFKLCEELAELGCEDVCLMGGEPFLREDWLSVAQCIKALGMNLNFVSNGTVMDQYINKIAWLRPKVIGISLDGVEESHEVIRGKGNFKKAVAAIESLRGRGIQTTAITTVSKINFKDLPEMKGLLLKKGVNWQMQVAMPFGNFSKEQMLSKEEFYATALFIAKERTSHRFEDLPLVGADCYGYYSKFLPDGEWKGCRAGISAIGITSDGSVVGCLAMGNDRFIEGSIRDKSLREIWGNPNSFAYNRKFDATKLGPNCRDCKHGAKCKGGCSAMSYTTTERLHNDPYCFRTIEKETGLPR